Below is a genomic region from Rhododendron vialii isolate Sample 1 chromosome 5a, ASM3025357v1.
AATGGCCATGATGTTCTAAATTGAGGCTAAGCAACCTTTGGAACATGCACTACTTCCATGACAATTCCCTTGAGATTGAGAGTTAAATTTCTATAAATGCGAGATTGATCGTTTGTTATGCTGCCATTGCAGTTACATTGAGAGCAAGAAGGACCACTGGTACACTTCCCCAACGGTCATACTAATGAACTTCGAGGAGTTAAACATGCTGAAGATGGCAGTATGGATGAGACACAAAATAAACCACCAAGACATGGGGGAGAAGTGGTTAAGGAGGGCACAAGTGGTAGAAGAGATGGTTAAGATTTTCAGAGAGCTCGATATTGAGTACCGCTTGTTTCCCCTGGACATCAACATTCGCAGCATGCCCAATACTCCAAACTCCACCCGGATGCCTACTACCTGGCATGCCTCCAATAAATGAGCAAAAGACTTCGAGAGTAAAATTTTCACCATTTGTCTTCAACCTTTTGAATTGTGCTAGTTTTTGTTTAGTGCACCAAAGGAgcaaatcattttttgcaggtgCAGCCCCCCCCGGGAAGAGGTTCGTCTTCTCATCGGAAGGGCTGAGCGGAATTAACCGGGCAATGGATTTCCATGCCCAAGTTTTGTGACAGAGTTTCGTTTACTACTTCTCTTGCGGGCGGAATTATATCATTTTGATCTCTTTATTACTGGTTGAATTTTGTTCAATATTCAGTTCATGATTTGCTGAACTTACTGATACGAAAGTGTATACACACGGAAAGAGACTTCACACATGCAGAAATATAGTGAAACCTCACTGGAATTGATGTTTTTTGAAACATCCCAAGGAATGATGTATTATTGATGAAGCTTTTTAAtgatgggaaaagaaaaaaggccTTGGCAGTAACTTGTGAAGCACACAGTACACTTGTATCAACCTATTGGTGCTATTGATTTGGCCAGAAATTAATGGAAAAGGATTAGTGAAAGAGAATCACTCCAGATTTCGCTTTATGAATTAGGTGATGAGTGGGTTGGGGAGATTGTGATTAGACTGGTGAAGGTTCATAGTTCATACCTATGGGCTATATTGATGGGTTGAGTTGGGTTGGATGAAAGTTAACGTTGTTGAGTTCGTGAAGTTTGACGCAAACTTTGTTTGCCACTTCATTAACTGTCGTGGTTCAACCCAAACACGGTTATAACGATAATTAGTGATGTATAAATTTGTGTCTAAGGACCAATAGACCGATGTAATTGCGTTGTTTTTGTGTGTTCttactttcaatttttttttatcgtcaaaagaaaatttcattaccACGAGGATAAAAAAGGAAATCACATACAATATGAAAATAAGAACATCAAAAGATTCCCAAAGAGTTCAAAGACTCTTTTAGTGCCGCTACAATGCTTACATTTTGCATGGACGTCTATCTCCCGGCACTACTTGATCGAATGCTCCACATAAAAAACACTATAATCGATGGATTTGTCGAACCAAACTTGTGTTTGTATTCTCTCAAATAAAAAATCCATGACTCAATATAAATATTATAAAATCAACCACTTGAAAATGAAGGATGCTATATATACAGTCATAGACCAACCTGAAGAGAAACTTTAtcaacttaaaaaattattcgttgcccagGGCACCGGACCCGTTTCCTGACACACATTAGCATGGGGTTGAAGAGACACCTAGGGCACCGAATAATCTCCCGGGAGCTCTGGATGGTCAACCATCTTTAataatttctttcttgtttttgggtaagttttctcattttataaccaaccaacTCAAAAATCTGGGTTGAACCCACAATACAGAAACCTATACAAAGGGACCTATACCAAAGAAACTATACAAAGGAATTAGATCTGACCACAACTTCCACAAAACAATCTAGAAAGCAGCTAGCCTAAAGAGCACTACTTTAGCCTTTGGTTCTCAAGAGAATTTGGGAATTGCTTCCAGGTACAAATTCGCAATCCAATACTCCATTATCCTCAATATACTAGCAAGAATTTCAAGAGAGCTCTTCTGTTCCAGCCACCAAAAACCCTGGAGTTGGTCTCAATCCATAAGTGAAACTCCTGCAGCTAGTGCTAGCTTGACAAGAAGGATTTTTAGAGCTTTACCATTTTAGTAGCCAATAGCCCAATTAAGGTCCATGTCCCATGCCATGGCCCTCCTCTGTAATTGAAATCTGGCCAGGATGATTTTCCAGATGTTTTGTGCTCTCAATGCGGTGAGACTCTGCGGaggaaaaccaaaaagagattaaattccttTCGCAGGCGGCGGAAATCATGGGCATCGCCGTCACTATAGATCCCACCGTACATCTattgatgatctgaaccgttcactTTGTAAAGTTTGTAGGGCTCGTACAATAGTTTATTCTTTTGAGAAATTAGTCTAATTGGGTATCGATagatatattaaaatttgaattttcgTTTATAAAATAGATGTTCATGGATAGTTTAATTTTAAAGAATCAGACCATCCATTTTACGATagatatattaaaatttgaattttcgtttataaaatagatattCATGGATAGTTTAATTTTAAAGAATCAAACCATCTATTTTATAACTTAAAATCCAacttttgatatatctatcgatgtccgattgagctaatttttgcATGAATATACTATTATGTGACTCTTACAAAATAAACTGTTCAAATTGTAATAATAAACCTATGGTATCACCTACAATGATGGTGGTTGAAAACCCATCATTTTCACCGCTTGTAGAAATAATTTAATCTAAAAAAGTTACAGGCAAACGGGTACCTTTGAGATGAGTGAAGTGAAGTGCACTTGATGCCTCTCTTATACTTTCATGCACATAAGCAGAGTTCGATTCCTATAAGCAGCTACCTCACTGCCCAAATCTCCTAATATAGGGCAAATTAAGTTTAAccaatgaaaataaaataagtactccaAAAAATGGTAGAGTACCTTTGAGAGTCGAAACTCGAAagaccacctctctctctctgtctgtctctctctctctctctctaagcttaTGGAAAATATTGGGGGAATTACATTTCAGTGAGAGTTGGGGCAAATAATGCCCCATTCATGGAGAGGTTTTTTCGGAATTGCATAAATAtagaatggaggaaaaaatattcccCATACATGGGGTCGGCTGTAGTCGAATATGGGTTTCTTAAGCTGCCCCtttatgaatttaagttgccccttATATGGACCTAAGTTATCCCTTCTATAAACTTTCTAggtattcaatttcttgagtatttctttaatctccttaccatttctattattttctgagaaatttggGATCTGGGTTATTTGCAGATTTGCATGAAAACGGACCAACTGAAATTCTCCATGCATGAaacgggggaaaaaaaattcccaaaacatgaagtcggtttgtagtcaaatctgaATTTGAATCTAAGTTGCCTCTTCTATGGATTTAAGTTGTCCATTCTATGGATTTAAGTTGTTCATTCTATGGACTTAAATTGTACATTattttttctaagaaaaacaGCTAGTGAAACAAATTAGTAGCTAATAGCATAacttcttcacattttcaagtaaaaccaaacaagaaatttcAAGTGGCAATTCCTAAAATCTAAGAGCAAAAGTATAAAGTGAATGCTAGAAAACGTAcatcttattttctctatcatttctctttctaaaaaattacccaaaatacactaatctcaaagtactttaaaaattcaaatctaCAAGTAACCCAAATTCCAATTTCCTTggtaaaataatagaaatggtaaggagattgaagaaatactcaaatactcaagaaattgaatactcAGAAAATTTATAGAAGATGCAATTTAGGTCCATACGAGGGATAACATAAATTCATAGAATGGGACAACTTATAAAATCCAAATTCGACTAAAACCgactccatgtatggggaatattttttaaaaaattggcctAAGGTCCATTATATCACGTTtcaaacccactaagtccattgatcaagtttctaacccactaagtccactaataggTATTTGATAAGGCATAAGGTCCGTTTCATTTAAAAGATAAATAATACCTGATTGATTTACCCTTACATTCAAATCCCttatttttagcccattatccccCCATTATCCCCTGTCGTttgaatccaatttttttacGTTACAATAGAGAGTCGGAGAGAAATACCGTGAAATCAGGAAGATAGTGCTTGATATTGAGATCATCTACTATTACTCATTCGTTAATCTCGAGTCTTATTCTGGTGTTGGTGATCTTTTGTTCCTTCTCCGGTGATCGCGAATATTTCCTTTTCCCAGACGACTCATTCCAAGAATTCCAGGCCCTAGTCTCGTCTTCCTCCCTCTCTGGtaactctatctctctattGATCTGTTGCTTTTGATTTCGTTTTTGACATTGATTTTGGTGTATTTGAAGTTCCCTTGTTATTATACATATGAGAATTGCAAGTTATAACTGTATAAGAGTCGTATCAGACTTTGTACATAACGTTACTgttgttatataacgttatataacgtTAATATTCTCGTTTTCAAATTCGCTGTATATTACGTTATTgtatttatataacgttatgtTTTGTGTTTGTAACGTTGTAACGTTGTATGGTTTTTGATATATAACCAcgttttcagttttttgaatTGCAAGTTATAACTGGATAAGAGTCGTATCTGACATTGTACATAACGTTACTgttgttatataacgttatataacaacAGTATTATCCTGTTCATATTCGCTGTATATCACGTTATTtaatttatataacgttatattttgtgtttgtaaCGTTGTATGGTTTTTGATATATAACcacatttttcagttttttgatttttccgtttttttgtgtgttgttATGTGTGCAGTTGTCATGGATTCAACAATAATGTTtctttgtaagtatgggttgcAGATTCTTCCGGTGAGGTTATCGGGTGGTGGTAGGTTGAAGGATGTCTTAAGCAATATTCGTAATAGGTGGGAAAATCTGTCTGTTGGTGGGTTTTCTGTTTCATATGCTTATGAGGATGGATATTGTGCTCTTCATAATAAATCTGATTTTGAGAACATGcttttcttgtttagtaattgtGATCGCATAAACGCGAAGGTTGATGAGAATAAACATAGTAGCAGGTTAATTGTTGGTAGTACTATTAATGAAGTGGGTGATGTTGATGAAGTGGTTGATGATGAGTTAGAATATGTGGATAGAATGGACCCCGCGGAAAAGTATTGTAAACATGCTGAGCCTAGGTATTTGACTGAAGCTTGGGCTCATTTGATAGAGGGTGTTGGACAGGAATTTCCATTAGGTGTGAAGGAGTTCAGGCAGGATCTGGCTAAATATGCGATTGAGAATGGCTTTATGTACCGTTTGGTGAAAAATGGCAATATTAGGGTGACAGCTGTTTGTGTTATTGTAGGGTGTGGATGGTACGTGCATGCTATTTTAAATAGAACCAATGGAGTATTTCATATTACAAAGTGTCATAATGAGCATAATTGTGGTTCAACGTACCGAACCAATAAGCATAAGCGTGTGTCATCCCGTTTGGTTGCGAATGAGATAGCTGGGATTGTCGAGAAGAAACCCAAGACTTCACCTATCGACATGATGGATATGTTTACGgacaagtatggtcttgatctGTGCTATCATAGTGCTTGGTTAGGTGTTGAAAAGGCAAGGGGGGGATTATATGGAGATTATGAAGGTTCATTCGATAGGCTTCGGTGGTACGTTGAAGCTGCAAGGGCTACGAATCCAGGGAGCGTTTTGAGGCTTGAATCTGATCCTGTAACAAAGGAGTTTTCGCGACTGTTTGTGTCGTTTGATGCTTGTATCAAGGGGTTCAACTACTGTCGGCCTTTTTTGTGTCTGGATGCGACCCATCTGAAAGGTAGATTCAAAGGAACACTCCTTGCCGCAACAGGGAAAGATGCAAATCAATGTATGTTTGTGTTGGTTCTTTATATTTTTACCTTATGTATTAGATTTCATTTGTACAATTTTGAATATATAACATTGTATGTTTTATTATGAGAAGCTACACATGACAAAAGTTTGCAtatgatataatattttataattCATGTGCAGGTCTATTTCCCGTAGCTTATGCAATTTGTGATGCTGAAAATGAAGCTAATTAGACTTGGTTTCTTGGCCTTCTAAAGAGTACAATGTCCACTCGTCCTATTACCTTTATTACTGATCGTAATGCAGGTCTTGTAAACAACATTCCTGTTATGTTTTCCGGTTGTCATCATGCATACTGTCTCTATCACATACAGTTTAACTTGAAGGATCACTTCCC
It encodes:
- the LOC131327499 gene encoding uncharacterized protein LOC131327499; translated protein: MDSTIMFLCKYGLQILPVRLSGGGRLKDVLSNIRNRWENLSVGGFSVSYAYEDGYCALHNKSDFENMLFLFSNCDRINAKVDENKHSSRLIVGSTINEVGDVDEVVDDELEYVDRMDPAEKYCKHAEPRYLTEAWAHLIEGVGQEFPLGVKEFRQDLAKYAIENGFMYRLVKNGNIRVTAVCVIVGCGWYVHAILNRTNGVFHITKCHNEHNCGSTYRTNKHKRVSSRLVANEIAGIVEKKPKTSPIDMMDMFTDKYGLDLCYHSAWLGVEKARGGLYGDYEGSFDRLRWYVEAARATNPGSVLRLESDPVTKEFSRLFVSFDACIKGFNYCRPFLCLDATHLKGRFKGTLLAATGKDANQCLFPVAYAICDAENEAN